Proteins from a single region of Macadamia integrifolia cultivar HAES 741 unplaced genomic scaffold, SCU_Mint_v3 scaffold961, whole genome shotgun sequence:
- the LOC122070658 gene encoding beta-glucosidase 13-like: MESPLENRELSSNVKIYAQINRFIMFYVNLRTTSEWLYIYPEGLEAMLIDIMIKYNNPVIYVAENGISDDAKLPKAESLQDLRKEALSDHHKKNLYILRFPISRLGANVKGFFMSSLLDNFEWDCGYTVRFGINYVDFNDGLKREPKLSANWFKNFLEGD, from the exons ATGGAATCCCCATTGGAAAACAG AGAATTATCCTCGAACGTAAAAATTTATGCACAAATTAATCGTTTCATAATGTTTTATGTGAATTTGCGGACAACCTCAGAATGGCTTTACATCTATCCAGAGGGATTGGAGGCTATGCTAATTGACATAATGATAAAATACAATAATCCCGTAATTTATGTCGCAGAGAATG GAATTTCAGATGACGCCAAGCTGCCCAAGGCGGAATCTCTCCAAGATCTGAGAAAAGAAGCCTTGAGTGATCATCATaagaaaaatttatatattCTGAGATTTCCCATAAGCCG ATTGGGAGCGAATGTGAAGGGATTCTTCATGTCGTCATTGCTAGACAACTTCGAGTGGGATTGTGGCTACACTGTTCGTTTTGGTATCAATTACGTAGATTTCAATGATGGCTTGAAGAGAGAACCAAAACTGTCTGCGAATTGGTTTAAGAACTTCCTCGAAGGAGACTGA